The Raphanus sativus cultivar WK10039 unplaced genomic scaffold, ASM80110v3 Scaffold1723, whole genome shotgun sequence genome contains the following window.
GATcgtgtaatttattttatttagttacaagtctacaatatatatattttcggtatatatactttaaattttactAACATTATcggtattttcaaaattttccttTCAAATTATTCTgtttaaagaaaatgatagCATAAATTGGAATGTAAAGTTGATTGGTTGATACtgtagttttagattttttatctttataaaaatTCTACTAtgaattttttgttttggttttaatttttttgttatggatttatttttaaaaactattaataaagATCGTAGAAAAGTTTGATTTTAAGACCGTAAAATGTTCTTAAAAAATGAATGTCCAAATCATTTACAGTCACTACCAATCAATCTCGCATGTATATGATATATGGAAACATGTGTTTAATATTGTTACTAAActacaaaaagaagaaataaaaacattttattccAGTTGAAAAAACACTATATGAAAATTAGTTATACATCTGATATTTACCTAATCTCGATGAAAAAAAACACTCGTGAAGTACATTAATATATGTGGGTAGTTGTTTTTGTGTATCAAGTCACAAGTTATTGCCAGGAAGCGAGGATCTCCGGACGGCGGTGATAGCCGGTGGGGTAGGTACAAAATACTCGTCGTCGGTCCAATTTGAATTTGATTCACCCCAATGCTTCAACATGCTTTTCCAATTACACAATTTATCAATACAAATCTTGAATCTCGGGTCCTTTACTCTTATTTTCCAGTGGCCGTCGGTATAATTCGCCACCTCGGCTTGCCGGCGATCATATTCCAGCTGTGCCTTTTGCTTGGATCGCAAGTAACAGAATTGGTGAAGCTCCTATAAAACAACATCACatatttatcattaaattttttaccaaaaaatgatattttaataaaaatattatcatgtTTTGAAACTTTTAGATTATTAATGATTCAATTTCCATTAAAAAAGCTTTCATTTGCAAagtaaaataaatctaaaattatttaaatttattcgGATGTACAGATCTACATGTCCAGAACctcttagttatttaataagaatttttttttaatgaaaaatctTTTGATGATGCCATACatattttgcttctttttttttcgtttttggcCTATGATACACATGCTAATTAACATCTAcctaagaaagaaaaaatgatgtGTTTTATGTGTTAGAATTAgggtttaagaaaaaaatgtacCAAGTACCAACATACCTTTGGCATTGCGTCATGGACCATCCACCATCGTCGGTGAGCAATATCCGTCGCGAATTCAACGAATATATCCGAGTTGAAGTTACAGTCATAGTCACGGTAACATAGCCACGGCTTCATTCCCAAGTAATGAAGAACATAAAGAACCGGAGGCTCTGCTCCAAACAACTCTGTTTTCTTGCTTCTCACGTCATCTTCATCCCCGACCCAAAAATGTTTCAAGAAATTCATGTGCTTCGGAATCCGATGCCACCATGTGAATACCTCGTTTAAGTAGCCCTGATCACCACCGTTGTACGACTCAATCTCATTTATATGTTCCATCAAAAGCTCAAACGTACAGTTGCAAGGCTCGATCACCATAACTCCCGAGTTGAATAGGGTTCCATTGTTTCCCGTGGCTGAGATCTCAGGCATCGAGAACAAGAAGTCGATGTTTCTCAAGATTAAGAGATCCGCGTCGATGAAGATGATCTTGTCGTAATCGGTGAGCTGCCATAGTCGGAATTTGCTGTAGTTCCACTCGTTGTAAGCATCTTTCTCCGCTTTAGGGTTTCGAATCCTCTGTATCGTCCTGATTTGCCACCCAGCGGCTTCGAGTCCACTCCGGTGGTAACCGCTGATGTTGTCATCGACGAGGATCACGAGGTCTCTCGTTGAACCGGACTGTCTTATGCTCTGAGCCGCAGCAATTGCTCCGCATACGTAGACATGAGCGGAGTGGAGGATGGTAGCGTAGGCTTCTCTTTTAGGGTTTCCCAAACTTGGTCTCTCTGTAAAATCCAAggaataaaactaaaaacttatGATCATGACCAGTTACGAGCacagtttgacaaaaaaatcatgtttaacACTGTTCATACgtattgagaaaaaaaaatgtttaattttgtCTATTactttttttacatttaaatatattttaaagtaaaacgcattaattaaaaactaaaatttcaatctttcaaatacaaaaataaaagaacctGAAACATCAATCTTTTAAATACAGAAGGACTATATACATAAGAGCATCTGCAATCGTATATTGTCATGGCTCGATTTCCAATTCcaatttttgattattttatttgttttttttatttttttgtctaattaaaaaaaatgaaagtaagCTAATCGTGGACCGTCACGTTTCGTGGGGTCTGCGATACAGTAACGACCACAACCAAAACGAATCCTTACGTTAGGATTTAAAGGGCCAGTAACAATACTATTACCAAAcacaacaaatattttaatgtttttttaggTATCAGAGCCAAGTACCCCGCGTTGCGGGTGCTCTAACTAGCTTAACCcccaaatttttataattaaaattaatctaaAAATGTTTATGCCACCTAAATATCAAATCCGGCTCTGTTTAGCATAATCTATATTCAAATTGGAACAATTAAGTTAGGATTATTTGTTTCACCTGTGATGCCAAGAGGAAGAGAGAGCTCACAAGAACCTATAGGAAGTTGAAGCTTGTCTCTCAAGGTATCAAGATTAGGTTTATATAACCAAACATCGCCTCTCCTAGACACAAGATCCTTACACCGAAACAGGTTCGGAATCGGAAAGCATCTAGAGACAAACAGCACGTGACCTCTGAAAAACCCTTTTGCCGAAGCCGCAACCGTCGCTGCCGCCATCTGCAGATGCAATCTCCCGACATCTCTTGACCAGTTCCCTTCTTTCCGACAAGGAAGCTTCACAACGATCAGATCGAGTCTTCTTGTAGGTACTTTGATCTTTGGGAGGTCAGGACAAACAGGAACCTCTGTATCTTGCTCCTCGTCGATCCACTCTGGGTAGAGTGCGTCCCAAGTCACGTTCTTGTCTGCGTAGTCCAGATCCAATACAATAACGTTTTCCTCATCCTCGTTTTCTTTTGTCTTGGCTAACTCTCTCCAGCGTTGGATCTCATTCAAATCGAAATTCAAGACACCGATCGTACGGCCTTCTTGGACGCTCTCAAGGGTTTTGGTCACATCGTCCCAATTTATCTCCAGGTCCGAAACATATCTTGAATCTTGTCTTCTCCATATCCATCTAATTCACATATGATTGTATTAGTATACACAAATCAGAACTTCTATTCTCTTGATTGatagtataaattttttagTTGTTACTTGGATCACTAAAGGAAAGtcatagaagaagaaaagtgataaactgaaaaattatatttcaaaagatattaaaaatgtattggACAATATGAGGTCAAGATTGTTATAAAAAGAGTTATACCTAGAAGAAGAGTGGGAAAGGGAATGATGATAAACTTCAGGGGAATAGATGATGGTGAAGAGAGTAGCCAATAGAAGGACAAACAAGAGGACCTTCACGATCTGAAACTTGCTGCAACAACAACTACTGATTTTGTTTCCTGTCGGAAAATTGATGATATTAAATGGTTTCACCATATCCGGTCTGCCACCGTCTTTGCTGTTTCTTCGGAATCTTCTCTTGCATATTGCTTCACTGCTTACAAGTTAAAACAACACACACACGCAAACCTTTAACGATTTGTTTCATCTAATCTTGAATATTGTATGGACAATGAGAGACTAATATGTGCTTACATGGATGCGGAGAGGCGACGCCTGGAGTCTCCGCCGGTTGCGGCTATGGCTGCAGGAGCGGCGGGAGAATTTGCCATATAAAATTGGAGGATGGAAACACTAGAACTGGAGAAGGGAGAGGAGAGAGCAATATAGGTGAGACATAACGTCTCCTTTaatcttcttatatatatcacatttccattgtttctattttttgttttgtaatgcATACTGCACACCCACCTTTTctactaattatttatttatttaggtGTTAAATTGTGTATATATAACATGATTTTAAGTAAAGTTCAATATGCATTGTAAAGCACTTAATTATAAGCTAATCTGTTGATGAATggatgtttttttaaatatcatctatattattaaagttgaagtacattttggagatgtttggatacaaggataatataataaatgaaatatgtttggaaacatggataatagaagaaatgagatatgtttggaaacatggattgtagaaatatgtattttcttttatttacacatttagccattgtattttcaataaattaataacaaatgagaattgtttagaaacatgaataacatgtTTAATACTTCTTtctatttaaacatttattataataaattaaacaactttctttctatatttctttttatttacaattctgtcactattttacaattctttatggtgaaaaaaaaactaaacacaaactcaaatataaatagtatattatataaaacaatttttaaaaacagtattactaccttatttagtttagtcaaatataaaaattttaagagctcaatttgcaaaaaaaaatcataaaattaataataattcatagaaaactaatgcaaaaaattaaaattttgaaacatggataaaagtatattagttttaaaatatacaaaatggactaatctaattacctaaaaacatttttttgtctaaaataatcataaataaaatttaaattttatatacatatttgcaatcaaaataataatttaaagttgatttatatcaaaaattgatttaaaatatgcatatattcaaaaaaaagttactaaaatattttccaataacctttattaaaaatgttctaaatatatataagaaaattacaacaatatttatatgtaacatgttataaaaaatgttttcaatatatccgagcttgaatattataaacttatgtgtgaaTTTTGAGTTGGGTTattctggatctggatgaattcggttcttatgtataggaacctaaaaatatttaaataaccaatgcatctaaaacgggttcggatatttgttacaaaaatagccatataacctgattcggtccatgtattttgaatatcgttagttatattatgatacatctacaatatataacactaattatgaaaaataaatattgatgtataaaaatatatttcaggggccaatttaacaaaatattagttggttctgttgaaataaatatatttataaaaattatatgaactgaaaaaaaatcaatataaaagtactgtacatttggattcaaaatcatttcttttaacaacaaactacacaaatatgttgattggtaatatataagtatgtcacattgtttaaacaaaatatcaatgtaagagtattgtacagttgcgttttaaaataatttattttaacaacaagccaaataaatatgttgattagagagggaataaaacaaagcgagagaaacacatagtttacttGACACACTTTatatgtcgaatttattataaagaaaattttattaagataaatacattcaataattacaaacaaataatatatttcataaaaatgaaaaataatacccgcgctttcgaagcgcgggtcaaaatctagtttcccATTATGGATAGATATGGATAATATTGCACGCTTTGATTGAAATTCCATTCTCAGTTTGAAACTTTCTTAGGATTGATATATGTCCACCAAACTTTAATCATTTCTTTGTAAAGAACACTATaagttattttcaaaataataatgatttaaacaaaaaaatatatactcttaaaaataaatttaaaatacatcaAGGCCACATACCTCATTTTAAGCAGAAATAAACCTAAAAGGTGAGTCATTGTTTATTTGTCTTCATGTGACAACGTGAAGTCGTGATTACTGTTAACACTTgacatataaataaaacaatgtttGAAGTTTAGAAATTTCTGGTTTCGACTATTTTGAACATAGTAAAAACTTATTAATGACGTATTTAATAACAAAGCAACCGTTACCATTAACCAACAAAAACTGATAATACTAAAAATGATACATAACGTGTTAAGCCTTTGTGGCAAAGTAAGGTAAAGATAAGGCAACACAAAAAGACAGCTAGCACAATAATACATTGTTTCATGGCTTGCAAGGTTCAGAGGTCCTTTCAAGAACTGCTTCCACCAAACCTTCTACTGTTTtgaatttgtatttatttattgatttaatCACAATATCTACTAATCTTGATTATGTGGCTTAACTAACTGAGATTAGTGTATAAACAACTACCGCTTAATTAGTTTAAGCTTATATTATATTCTGACAATTTATTCATATGCTTGAATATTTTAGATGAAAACGAAAATCTAACTTGTTGGTCGTTGGCCAaagcaaataaaatataagaagagGAACTTAGTCGATGAGAGATAGATGACTAGATTTATAAGAAcataataagattttatttttgggtaGACTGTCACATTTTTTCTCGCCGATGGTTACATAAGTTTAGAGAATATCGTATATGTGAGTAACAAGTATATGATATACAcgaaatactaataaaatatctGATAAAATCGGAAGAATGGTACGAAATTAAATAGTTCCATTAATTAACTTCTAAGCTTCATTAACACTTGGAAGAACAAGATAGGGAGGGACATGTGTCGATCAGAGGACAAGGAATAGCTGAACCTGAACACATAGGAGAAGGTGGGGGACTTGAAAGTTCAAGAAATGTTTTTGATAGGAGCCTTGCACCCATCGCTACGTATGATTCAAGATAttgttaaataattaaacaactTTTTATTCAGATATCCAATATAATAAGTAATATCTCATCACAAAATGGTGTTTCTTCATTTGTGTCATACTGTATTAATATATACGCAACGCACATACACATATACGTAGTTTCGGATGAACGTGTTGTTGAAAACTGACATTGTATATTGGAAGCAAAGCAAACGTATTTTCGTATCTGGTACGTCTTTCCTCTCCAAGGGCCTACAAATTCATCAAATagtttctttctctttccaTGACTACGATTAAATTTGAACTATTCCAAATTTCCAACAAGATATATTGAATATTACAAGGTgactagtatatatattatagagtTGTTCTTGCTAATTAAGATCAGAATTCTAAAATCAGTTGTTGAACTTCCAGACTTTTAAAAGACACAAAATATGAAGACCTTTGAACTTGTTTGAATATAGTTTTGATGGTTTATACGACACACTTAACTGAATCAAACGGTCAAATAGTATTTAAGAAAACATATCTTTACATCACAACAACATACCTTTATATCATAATTACTCTAGTAAATAACCAAAGAAATAGGATGAAAACATACAAGCCACATAAGTAGATGAATTTGATGGCACAAATGGACGATTAAACAGAAATAACATATTAATGTATGCATTTTCCTTAGGATAGGCTGGATAGCCAACATTAAACCACATACAGGATAATTAGAGTTTTCCGCATAATCTAAGCATCACGAAATACTCgttctttatataaaatatagttattaTCTAAACAGATATTAACTTTAGATTAAAAGTTAAAcagctatttattttatttgttgacGCTGAAAAGTGTAGCTAGTAAATCTAAATTAGTGAAAAATTGAtttgactaatttttttataatttcttgtATAGAGGCAATCGTTCTGTTCTGTTCCCAAAGAGTAAAACCATAACCcctcttttttccttttctttttcattttatttttctccttCTCCCCTCTTTGGAGTTTTGTTACCCACCGATATTTTAAGAAACATCTTGATTCCATTATTCTGTTACACGCTATGTTTCGTCAAAGGAAAGTCGAGGAAACAAATCACCTTGCCGCCATAGCTTATTGTGATGGTATTTTACCTGGCGGCAGCTTCTGCGCCTAAGAGTGACAAAAGAGATGTACAAATCAAAATAGATTATCCACCTTTAAATGAATTTATTCTTATAgaagttaatatttatattcaaataagTCTGTCTAAGTATAATTAAATCCAAATAGAACCATGAACAATTAAACTATAAACCAGGtccaaataataaactaaaattttatatatatatagtctatttaaaaatagtttgttCATGTTTAAATGAACATTTTCTT
Protein-coding sequences here:
- the LOC130504663 gene encoding UDP-glucuronate:xylan alpha-glucuronosyltransferase 1 isoform X1, with the translated sequence MANSPAAPAAIAATGGDSRRRLSASISEAICKRRFRRNSKDGGRPDMVKPFNIINFPTGNKISSCCCSKFQIVKVLLFVLLLATLFTIIYSPEVYHHSLSHSSSRWIWRRQDSRYVSDLEINWDDVTKTLESVQEGRTIGVLNFDLNEIQRWRELAKTKENEDEENVIVLDLDYADKNVTWDALYPEWIDEEQDTEVPVCPDLPKIKVPTRRLDLIVVKLPCRKEGNWSRDVGRLHLQMAAATVAASAKGFFRGHVLFVSRCFPIPNLFRCKDLVSRRGDVWLYKPNLDTLRDKLQLPIGSCELSLPLGITERPSLGNPKREAYATILHSAHVYVCGAIAAAQSIRQSGSTRDLVILVDDNISGYHRSGLEAAGWQIRTIQRIRNPKAEKDAYNEWNYSKFRLWQLTDYDKIIFIDADLLILRNIDFLFSMPEISATGNNGTLFNSGVMVIEPCNCTFELLMEHINEIESYNGGDQGYLNEVFTWWHRIPKHMNFLKHFWVGDEDDVRSKKTELFGAEPPVLYVLHYLGMKPWLCYRDYDCNFNSDIFVEFATDIAHRRWWMVHDAMPKELHQFCYLRSKQKAQLEYDRRQAEVANYTDGHWKIRVKDPRFKICIDKLCNWKSMLKHWGESNSNWTDDEYFVPTPPAITAVRRSSLPGNNL
- the LOC130504663 gene encoding UDP-glucuronate:xylan alpha-glucuronosyltransferase 1 isoform X2, with product MANSPAAPAAIAATGGDSRRRLSASIEAICKRRFRRNSKDGGRPDMVKPFNIINFPTGNKISSCCCSKFQIVKVLLFVLLLATLFTIIYSPEVYHHSLSHSSSRWIWRRQDSRYVSDLEINWDDVTKTLESVQEGRTIGVLNFDLNEIQRWRELAKTKENEDEENVIVLDLDYADKNVTWDALYPEWIDEEQDTEVPVCPDLPKIKVPTRRLDLIVVKLPCRKEGNWSRDVGRLHLQMAAATVAASAKGFFRGHVLFVSRCFPIPNLFRCKDLVSRRGDVWLYKPNLDTLRDKLQLPIGSCELSLPLGITERPSLGNPKREAYATILHSAHVYVCGAIAAAQSIRQSGSTRDLVILVDDNISGYHRSGLEAAGWQIRTIQRIRNPKAEKDAYNEWNYSKFRLWQLTDYDKIIFIDADLLILRNIDFLFSMPEISATGNNGTLFNSGVMVIEPCNCTFELLMEHINEIESYNGGDQGYLNEVFTWWHRIPKHMNFLKHFWVGDEDDVRSKKTELFGAEPPVLYVLHYLGMKPWLCYRDYDCNFNSDIFVEFATDIAHRRWWMVHDAMPKELHQFCYLRSKQKAQLEYDRRQAEVANYTDGHWKIRVKDPRFKICIDKLCNWKSMLKHWGESNSNWTDDEYFVPTPPAITAVRRSSLPGNNL